From Arcticibacter tournemirensis, one genomic window encodes:
- a CDS encoding voltage-gated chloride channel family protein yields the protein MTARNIASEQFPILKNLVRWTVMVIPVAIVTGSMVALFLWLLHSVTDIRFNNPYLLFFLPLAGLLIHIIYKGIGQSSEKGNNLIIDEIHSPGGGIPKRMAPIVLLSTVLTHLFGGSAGREGTAVQIGGSIAQMFGSWFKLQKKDMTILLTAGVAAGFGAVFGTPLTGAIFAMEVLTIGRIQYDALLPCLIASIAGDATVSAWGIHHTTYHIDVFHSAPGLFSSYLSPDFYLLLKVIIAAIAFGLSSYLFSILVYGIKNFFVSRFTIKWLIPVTGGLIIIGLTYVTGKPDYLGLGVDSQYAGAVTIPSAFKAGGADTWSWLWKTLYTCLTLGTGFKGGEVTPLFYIGATLGNTLSILLDAPVGLFAALGFIAVFAGATNTPLACTIMGVELFGSEYIIFFATACFVAYFFSGHSGIYSSQRIAVPKILNSRFSEETSLSESNQRRGRRMRWKLAKYIVALKNRRG from the coding sequence ATGACAGCAAGAAATATAGCATCCGAACAATTCCCAATCTTAAAAAACCTTGTACGATGGACTGTAATGGTGATTCCGGTTGCTATTGTGACGGGAAGCATGGTCGCGTTGTTCCTCTGGCTGCTCCATTCGGTTACTGATATCCGTTTTAATAATCCATACCTCTTATTTTTTCTGCCTCTGGCCGGACTGCTTATACATATAATCTATAAGGGTATCGGGCAATCGTCGGAAAAAGGAAATAATCTGATCATCGACGAAATCCACAGTCCGGGAGGAGGAATTCCGAAACGGATGGCCCCTATCGTATTGTTGTCAACGGTGCTCACTCATCTATTCGGAGGCTCGGCAGGTCGCGAAGGAACGGCAGTCCAGATAGGCGGCAGCATTGCCCAGATGTTCGGAAGCTGGTTTAAGCTGCAAAAGAAGGATATGACCATTCTGCTTACTGCCGGTGTAGCGGCTGGATTCGGTGCTGTTTTCGGAACGCCGCTGACAGGAGCGATCTTTGCAATGGAGGTATTGACCATCGGACGTATTCAATACGATGCCCTGCTGCCTTGCCTCATCGCCAGCATTGCAGGCGACGCAACGGTAAGCGCCTGGGGAATTCATCACACTACGTATCATATTGATGTTTTTCATTCAGCACCGGGACTGTTCTCTTCTTATTTGTCACCCGATTTCTATCTGCTTTTGAAGGTAATTATTGCCGCTATTGCCTTCGGTCTGTCGTCTTATCTTTTTTCTATACTTGTATACGGGATCAAAAATTTCTTTGTCAGCAGGTTTACCATAAAGTGGCTGATACCGGTAACCGGGGGACTTATTATCATCGGATTAACGTACGTTACCGGTAAACCAGATTATCTGGGCCTGGGCGTTGATTCGCAATATGCCGGTGCGGTAACTATACCATCGGCTTTTAAGGCTGGTGGGGCGGATACATGGAGCTGGCTTTGGAAAACCCTTTATACATGCCTGACCCTTGGAACAGGCTTCAAGGGCGGCGAAGTGACTCCTTTGTTTTATATCGGGGCAACCCTGGGCAACACGCTTTCTATTTTACTGGATGCCCCCGTGGGCCTTTTTGCGGCGCTGGGTTTTATCGCTGTATTTGCAGGAGCCACCAACACGCCTTTGGCCTGCACCATCATGGGCGTTGAATTATTTGGTAGCGAGTACATCATTTTTTTCGCGACGGCCTGTTTTGTTGCTTACTTCTTCAGCGGACATTCGGGAATCTACAGCTCGCAGCGCATTGCCGTGCCTAAAATCCTTAATTCACGTTTTTCTGAAGAAACTTCACTCTCTGAATCGAACCAGCGAAGGGGTCGGCGCATGCGATGGAAGTTAGCGAAGTATATCGTTGCTTTAAAAAATAGAAGGGGATAA